The Methanocella arvoryzae MRE50 genome includes a region encoding these proteins:
- a CDS encoding NADP-dependent oxidoreductase has product MVAIQAEQPLSRAITMKAIRYHSFGGPEVLRYEDVPKPEARSGEVLIRVKATGVNPIDWKIRAGYMKEFFQKMLPLIPGGDVAGVVEAAGPGVTDFKEGDEVYGWLGTGKNGTYAEYVAADAQAISLKPKSLDFVQAAGIPLAALVAWQTLFDTADLKFGQTVLVHGASGGIGHLAVQLAKWKGAKVIGTASTRNQDFLREIGTDMVIDYQKARFEDMVRNIDVVLDTQAGDTQRRSYRVLKKGGILVSTLGIENPDEAAKYGVRAVGFINHPDGGELKQIADLIDEGKLKPTISTVMPLKDAARAHELSQTGHSRGKIVLKVD; this is encoded by the coding sequence ATGGTAGCGATACAGGCAGAGCAACCCCTATCTCGCGCGATCACTATGAAAGCGATCAGGTACCACTCGTTCGGCGGGCCGGAGGTACTACGCTACGAAGATGTCCCCAAGCCCGAAGCGAGGTCAGGCGAAGTTTTAATCAGAGTAAAAGCAACGGGAGTGAATCCAATAGACTGGAAAATCCGGGCAGGATACATGAAAGAGTTTTTCCAGAAGATGCTCCCGCTGATCCCCGGGGGCGACGTAGCGGGAGTCGTCGAGGCTGCAGGCCCCGGAGTCACGGATTTCAAGGAAGGCGACGAAGTATACGGGTGGCTGGGAACAGGGAAGAATGGCACTTACGCAGAATATGTGGCAGCTGATGCGCAAGCCATATCCCTCAAGCCTAAATCCCTGGACTTCGTCCAGGCTGCCGGCATCCCTCTCGCTGCTCTGGTAGCGTGGCAGACGCTCTTCGATACTGCTGACCTGAAGTTCGGCCAGACGGTGCTCGTGCACGGCGCCTCCGGCGGGATAGGGCACTTAGCAGTACAGCTGGCCAAGTGGAAAGGAGCTAAAGTTATCGGAACTGCATCGACACGCAACCAGGACTTCCTGAGAGAGATAGGCACGGACATGGTGATCGACTACCAGAAAGCCAGATTCGAGGATATGGTACGTAATATCGACGTCGTACTCGATACCCAGGCAGGCGATACCCAGCGAAGGTCGTACAGAGTCCTCAAGAAAGGTGGCATCCTGGTCTCCACGCTTGGCATAGAAAATCCCGACGAGGCGGCGAAGTACGGCGTCAGGGCAGTCGGTTTCATAAACCACCCCGACGGGGGAGAGCTAAAGCAGATAGCAGATCTGATCGACGAAGGAAAGCTAAAGCCCACAATAAGTACCGTAATGCCCCTGAAAGACGCGGCCAGAGCTCATGAACTGAGCCAGACAGGACACTCCCGGGGCAAGATCGTGCTGAAAGTTGACTGA
- a CDS encoding NADP-dependent oxidoreductase, which translates to MAAMQAEEKRSQARTMKAVRFHTFGGPEVLRYEDVPRPEAGAGEVLVRIRAAGVNPVDWKIRAGYMREMFRDRLPMIPGVDMAGVVEEVGGDITGFKAGDKVYGFLGVAQSGGTYAEYCKAGYFTLAPMPESLDFTEAAALPLVSLVGWQTLFDIAHLDKGQTVLIHGASGGVGHMAVQLAKWRGATVIGTASARNADFLSSLGADEVIDYHKVRFEDVARDVDVVLDTQAGDTQQRSYHVLKKGGILVSTLGIENPDEAAKCGVRATGFLAQPNGTELRHIARLIDEGKLKPAVSTVMPLRDAARAHEQSQTGHVRGKIVLKVGD; encoded by the coding sequence ATGGCAGCGATGCAGGCAGAGGAAAAGAGATCTCAGGCCAGGACGATGAAGGCGGTGAGGTTTCACACTTTCGGCGGTCCTGAGGTGTTGCGCTACGAAGACGTGCCCCGTCCCGAAGCAGGCGCCGGAGAGGTTCTGGTCCGCATCAGGGCCGCAGGCGTAAATCCTGTCGACTGGAAGATCCGGGCGGGCTACATGAGGGAGATGTTCCGGGACAGGCTCCCGATGATCCCGGGAGTGGACATGGCCGGAGTAGTGGAAGAAGTGGGCGGCGACATCACCGGCTTCAAGGCCGGCGATAAAGTCTACGGCTTTTTGGGCGTCGCCCAGAGCGGCGGCACTTACGCAGAATATTGTAAAGCAGGATATTTCACCCTTGCACCTATGCCAGAATCGCTGGACTTTACAGAGGCGGCAGCTCTGCCGCTGGTCTCGCTCGTGGGATGGCAGACGCTCTTCGATATCGCACACCTGGACAAAGGCCAGACAGTCCTCATCCACGGCGCCTCAGGCGGAGTAGGCCACATGGCAGTCCAGCTAGCAAAATGGCGAGGCGCCACCGTCATCGGCACGGCATCCGCCAGAAATGCGGACTTTTTAAGCAGCCTGGGCGCCGATGAGGTGATCGATTACCATAAGGTCCGTTTTGAGGACGTTGCCCGTGACGTCGACGTAGTGCTGGACACCCAGGCCGGCGACACCCAGCAGCGTTCTTACCATGTCTTGAAGAAAGGAGGCATTCTGGTTTCCACGCTGGGCATCGAGAACCCTGACGAGGCGGCGAAATGCGGGGTGAGAGCGACGGGCTTTTTGGCCCAGCCTAACGGCACTGAGCTGAGGCATATCGCCAGGCTGATCGACGAAGGAAAGCTGAAGCCAGCGGTGAGCACGGTGATGCCGCTCAGGGATGCGGCAAGAGCGCATGAGCAAAGCCAGACAGGGCACGTCCGGGGAAAAATTGTGCTGAAGGTAGGCGATTAG
- the ruvA gene encoding Holliday junction branch migration protein RuvA → MIAHIEGKIDAKSESEEVVVIEAGGIGYEVHVPTPVLDQLPQEGEDCKLYIHTNFREEDGTTLYGFATIQDRDFFRLLLTVSGIGPKVGLGIMSGATVEEIAEAIVTEDLKTLTRMNGVGKKTAQRLVLELKDKVAKLRIMHHAKKQVKGDTASADAVDALVALGYSRQVASDAVARARDNFTAPPLVNELVVASLRYAAK, encoded by the coding sequence ATGATAGCACATATCGAAGGCAAAATCGACGCTAAGTCCGAATCCGAAGAGGTCGTCGTCATCGAAGCCGGGGGCATCGGCTACGAAGTACACGTGCCGACACCAGTACTAGATCAGCTACCGCAGGAAGGAGAGGACTGCAAGCTTTATATTCACACCAACTTCCGGGAAGAAGACGGCACTACCCTGTACGGCTTCGCTACTATACAGGACCGGGATTTCTTCCGGCTGCTGCTCACCGTATCAGGCATCGGGCCCAAAGTCGGCCTGGGCATCATGTCCGGCGCCACCGTTGAAGAGATCGCCGAAGCCATCGTGACCGAAGACCTGAAGACGCTGACCCGCATGAACGGCGTAGGCAAGAAGACCGCTCAGAGGCTGGTCCTCGAATTGAAGGATAAGGTGGCTAAGTTGCGCATCATGCACCATGCCAAGAAGCAGGTGAAGGGCGACACTGCCTCCGCTGATGCAGTGGATGCCCTTGTGGCGCTGGGCTATAGCAGACAGGTCGCCTCTGACGCGGTGGCCAGGGCAAGAGACAACTTCACGGCGCCGCCGCTGGTAAATGAGCTGGTCGTAGCCTCGCTGCGGTACGCGGCTAAATAG
- the ruvC gene encoding crossover junction endodeoxyribonuclease RuvC: protein MRILGIDPGFALVGFGIVEAGKNGLKAGKYGHISTESGLPVPDRLKILYDDMSTVIAEYKPDVVAVEELFFNKNVKTAIVASHARGVLVLAAVNAGLEVAEYTPLQVKQAVVGYGRATKQQVQLMVTRLLALKEVPKPDDTADALAVAICHANSAKMENIGHDSTYRRQNRR, encoded by the coding sequence ATGAGAATACTTGGAATTGACCCTGGCTTTGCACTTGTAGGCTTTGGCATAGTCGAAGCCGGAAAAAACGGCCTGAAAGCGGGCAAATACGGGCACATCTCTACGGAAAGTGGCCTTCCAGTCCCTGATCGCCTAAAGATTTTATACGATGACATGAGTACAGTCATAGCAGAGTACAAGCCCGACGTCGTCGCAGTCGAGGAGTTATTTTTCAACAAGAACGTCAAGACTGCCATCGTTGCCAGCCACGCCCGGGGCGTGCTTGTCCTGGCCGCGGTGAACGCGGGGCTGGAAGTGGCAGAATATACGCCCCTGCAGGTAAAGCAGGCTGTAGTAGGGTACGGCAGGGCGACCAAGCAGCAGGTACAGCTGATGGTGACCAGGCTGCTGGCGCTGAAGGAGGTCCCGAAGCCGGACGATACTGCCGACGCACTGGCCGTGGCCATATGCCACGCTAACTCCGCGAAGATGGAGAACATTGGACATGATAGCACATATCGAAGGCAAAATCGACGCTAA
- a CDS encoding zinc ribbon domain-containing protein, whose amino-acid sequence MRFYPRKARKKTDVLVDKIASGKCDDMAISELKAAVAEISDPEELQRVSWAVLDIAMNSANLTAAGYALKALLLFMPMKEDIENALDNRVLMLVEDKAAVSNKVLIEAMAGYIRERVSGNIDRSLSFIPAMLLFLEEANGGAAAISYEVLMKAAHHHPEYFESYAPLLTRELGSINNSTRIYAAKLITKLATTHPEYMAEAEKTLLHISTFHPDAEVKSAAAEAYQTITQSQLPPLPEPSMPAQPKHDSTGGLAEIIRKKASARERSESGDGRIDNRLLSLAANFARKSDLRNGKGEAGLKSHDDSEAMEKIIDDFSEIAGVITGSADTDRKTGSAGETISKEEAELRDMVAKVQMDFSVSAESLLDSIGMKHLHKDLQTERQDDNSSTGTTETVTTTSATTMDTAMETLAAAINSDPVQMPETDVMTAGAEMSETAPTASGVIDQPEMTEMQETNMSATETSSTVPASAPEVMPEAPVTAAVPETPAEAAPSPAGSSTEIASAAPEKAPVIISKAIRSPIIPEGVRISPLKSRTPDQARKQQPPAKIFIKPHIKPLNRTPRDVSKIMQQQPQTPDGSQQTEQSLVKDPVDGNGASAAAADAQQSVESTPVEPTVCPSCGEIIAGDQQYCLKCGTDLKSLKVRCPRCSQINAKDTGTCVRCGAKLVKGPAAAKQPEIL is encoded by the coding sequence ATGAGGTTCTACCCCAGGAAGGCTCGCAAGAAAACTGATGTTCTTGTCGACAAAATCGCTTCAGGCAAGTGCGACGACATGGCAATCAGCGAGCTGAAGGCCGCCGTCGCGGAGATATCCGACCCGGAAGAGCTGCAGCGGGTTTCATGGGCGGTTCTCGACATAGCGATGAACTCTGCCAACCTGACTGCGGCAGGATATGCCCTCAAAGCTCTATTGCTGTTCATGCCGATGAAGGAGGACATTGAGAATGCCCTCGATAACAGAGTCCTCATGCTGGTGGAAGATAAGGCTGCCGTCTCTAACAAAGTCCTGATCGAAGCCATGGCAGGCTATATACGGGAGAGAGTTTCGGGCAACATCGACCGATCACTATCATTTATCCCTGCGATGCTCCTGTTTCTCGAGGAAGCTAACGGCGGAGCAGCGGCCATATCTTACGAAGTGCTCATGAAAGCGGCACACCACCACCCGGAGTATTTCGAGTCATACGCGCCGCTCCTGACCAGAGAGCTGGGCAGCATCAACAACTCAACCAGAATCTACGCAGCAAAGCTCATCACGAAGCTCGCCACTACTCACCCGGAATATATGGCTGAAGCGGAGAAGACTCTGCTGCACATATCTACGTTCCATCCCGACGCCGAAGTAAAAAGCGCTGCGGCGGAGGCTTACCAGACCATCACGCAGAGCCAGCTGCCTCCCCTGCCAGAGCCGAGCATGCCGGCGCAGCCGAAACACGATTCGACCGGCGGCCTGGCAGAGATCATAAGGAAGAAAGCCTCGGCCAGGGAGAGGAGCGAGAGCGGCGACGGCCGTATCGATAATCGCCTGCTGTCGCTGGCAGCCAACTTTGCGAGGAAGTCGGACCTGCGAAACGGGAAAGGTGAAGCCGGCTTGAAATCCCATGACGACAGCGAAGCAATGGAGAAGATCATAGACGACTTCTCAGAGATCGCCGGCGTCATCACCGGAAGCGCTGATACGGATCGCAAGACAGGTTCCGCAGGGGAGACGATCTCCAAAGAAGAGGCAGAGCTGCGAGACATGGTTGCCAAGGTGCAGATGGACTTCTCTGTGTCCGCAGAAAGCCTGCTGGACTCGATAGGCATGAAACACCTGCACAAGGACCTGCAGACCGAACGCCAGGACGACAATAGCAGCACAGGCACTACTGAGACGGTTACCACCACGTCAGCAACAACAATGGATACTGCAATGGAAACGCTGGCAGCAGCCATAAATTCTGACCCGGTGCAGATGCCGGAAACTGATGTAATGACTGCAGGCGCTGAAATGTCCGAGACAGCGCCGACGGCGTCCGGCGTTATAGATCAGCCAGAAATGACAGAGATGCAGGAGACAAACATGTCGGCGACAGAAACGTCGTCAACAGTGCCGGCATCAGCCCCGGAAGTGATGCCAGAAGCTCCGGTTACTGCGGCGGTTCCAGAAACCCCCGCCGAAGCAGCTCCGTCTCCAGCCGGAAGCAGCACGGAGATAGCTTCCGCTGCTCCGGAGAAGGCGCCGGTGATCATTTCGAAGGCTATCAGATCCCCGATCATCCCTGAAGGCGTGCGTATATCGCCGCTCAAGTCCAGGACGCCGGACCAGGCCAGGAAACAGCAGCCGCCCGCCAAAATTTTTATCAAGCCTCATATAAAGCCCCTCAACCGCACTCCGAGAGACGTCAGTAAAATAATGCAACAGCAGCCTCAGACACCTGATGGATCTCAGCAGACTGAGCAGTCATTAGTAAAGGATCCCGTAGATGGGAACGGTGCGAGCGCAGCTGCAGCGGATGCTCAGCAAAGTGTCGAGAGTACTCCAGTAGAGCCGACAGTATGTCCTTCCTGTGGCGAGATAATTGCCGGGGACCAGCAGTACTGCCTCAAATGCGGGACGGACCTGAAGTCGCTAAAAGTCAGATGTCCGCGCTGCAGCCAGATCAATGCCAAAGACACCGGCACGTGCGTCAGGTGCGGCGCTAAACTGGTGAAAGGCCCGGCCGCGGCGAAGCAGCCGGAGATACTATAG
- a CDS encoding carboxypeptidase-like regulatory domain-containing protein has translation MSRYYPFTILLAIFLAVLAIPVTGGMAQNATPVNHLVEPGAVLVNVSPVNPVSYSAGISIEDAPDIDYSAYSEIYGTSPHVSVITAQLYLNGKPYNQSNIPITFTSDNDSVAVLEPMDRTRPSDEHGQAKILLISNNTVGIVNITASSRISYSHEIKDTCTVHVVGWGTVSGVVTDKNKNGVPYAKVTLWVWNGTDNVGVLRAPDNPQLTSDGRTAAIGTYTFSRVPRGTYNLTAERDGHVYYAMVYMNVGTYTANVAFPDYVYPALITPTPTPEPVVTPTPVSSPTAAPPVDGLPVPGMGAVLSVLAVVASAGMAVLARKK, from the coding sequence ATGTCCCGATACTATCCATTTACTATCCTGCTGGCCATCTTCCTGGCAGTGCTGGCGATCCCGGTGACGGGCGGTATGGCCCAGAACGCGACTCCTGTGAACCACCTTGTGGAGCCCGGCGCAGTTCTGGTCAACGTTTCTCCTGTAAACCCTGTCTCATACAGCGCCGGCATTTCCATCGAGGACGCCCCGGATATCGACTACTCGGCATATTCTGAGATATACGGCACCTCGCCTCACGTATCGGTCATCACCGCGCAGCTGTACCTGAATGGCAAGCCCTACAACCAGTCGAACATTCCCATTACCTTCACCTCTGACAACGACTCGGTCGCAGTCCTGGAGCCCATGGACCGGACTCGGCCCAGCGACGAGCACGGGCAGGCGAAAATACTGCTCATCTCCAACAATACCGTGGGCATAGTGAACATCACCGCCAGCTCACGGATCTCCTACAGCCACGAGATTAAGGATACCTGCACCGTACACGTCGTGGGCTGGGGCACAGTCTCGGGCGTTGTCACGGACAAGAATAAGAACGGCGTACCCTACGCTAAAGTCACCCTGTGGGTGTGGAATGGCACCGATAACGTCGGCGTCCTCCGCGCTCCTGATAATCCCCAGCTGACCAGCGATGGCAGAACCGCCGCCATCGGCACTTACACGTTCTCAAGAGTGCCGAGGGGTACCTATAACCTCACCGCGGAGAGGGACGGCCACGTTTACTATGCAATGGTATACATGAACGTTGGCACCTACACGGCTAACGTGGCATTCCCGGACTACGTATACCCGGCGCTGATCACCCCGACGCCGACCCCCGAGCCAGTGGTTACTCCTACGCCGGTATCGTCTCCCACGGCGGCACCTCCTGTAGACGGCCTGCCTGTCCCGGGCATGGGAGCTGTCCTTTCAGTCCTTGCAGTAGTGGCATCGGCTGGAATGGCAGTGCTGGCGCGGAAAAAATAG
- a CDS encoding class II SORL domain-containing protein — MMRAEPGMTEDLFKQINYPKNPESMSDLEKKHWPRIECPDVVEAGKPFDVTVNIGVGIDHPSELAHFIEWIDLNRGDLGTTRAYLQPKYSFPRVTFRISLDQDTMLVARESCNLHGIWENKKQVRVK, encoded by the coding sequence ATGATGAGAGCGGAACCCGGAATGACGGAAGACCTTTTCAAGCAGATCAACTACCCCAAGAACCCGGAGAGCATGAGCGACCTGGAGAAGAAGCACTGGCCGAGGATCGAGTGCCCGGACGTGGTGGAGGCAGGAAAGCCCTTCGACGTGACGGTCAACATAGGCGTAGGAATCGATCACCCCAGCGAGCTGGCGCACTTTATCGAGTGGATCGACCTGAACCGGGGCGACTTAGGCACGACAAGGGCATACCTGCAGCCCAAATACTCGTTCCCGAGAGTCACCTTCAGGATATCCCTTGATCAGGACACGATGCTGGTAGCGAGAGAGTCCTGCAATCTGCATGGCATCTGGGAGAACAAGAAGCAGGTGAGGGTAAAATAA
- a CDS encoding redox-regulated ATPase YchF: protein MTILIALAGKPNAGKSSFFKSATLADVEIANYPFTTIKPNHGVSYVRTRCPSVELKVECTKCQDGERFIAVELLDVAGLVPDAYKGKGLGNKFLDDMRQAEAVIHVIDASGGTDIEGNTVPIGSHDPMEDVKFLENEITMWMYGILSNNWMKLAKKSGSGGARVEEVVAEQFAGLGITDLMARQAIHEIGLDSKAIVNWDEQDMIALSESLRKVSKPMIIAANKADVAPAANIEKLKSLEKQGYKVIPCSAGIELALRTAAKNNYIEYMPGDKDFTIKDPAKLSAPQKAALEKMREFIVKNGGTGIQQCLNTVVYELLGFITVYPVEDETHFTNKDGVAFPDAFLIKKGSTAKDLAYRVHTQIGDSFLFAVNARTKMRLGEKHELADNDIIKIVSTR from the coding sequence ATGACCATACTCATCGCGCTGGCCGGAAAGCCTAACGCGGGGAAGTCGTCGTTCTTCAAGTCTGCCACGCTGGCAGACGTGGAGATCGCCAATTACCCCTTTACCACTATCAAGCCTAACCATGGCGTGTCTTACGTGAGGACCAGATGCCCGTCTGTAGAGCTGAAAGTCGAGTGTACCAAATGTCAGGACGGGGAGAGATTCATCGCCGTAGAGCTGCTGGACGTAGCCGGCCTGGTGCCCGACGCGTACAAGGGCAAAGGCCTCGGGAACAAGTTCCTCGACGACATGCGCCAGGCCGAGGCAGTCATCCACGTGATCGACGCTTCGGGCGGCACTGACATAGAAGGCAATACTGTACCGATAGGCTCTCATGACCCCATGGAGGACGTCAAGTTTCTGGAAAACGAGATCACCATGTGGATGTATGGCATCCTCAGCAACAACTGGATGAAGCTGGCAAAGAAGTCCGGCTCCGGCGGTGCCAGAGTCGAGGAAGTTGTGGCCGAGCAGTTTGCCGGACTGGGCATCACCGACCTCATGGCCCGGCAGGCCATCCACGAGATCGGGCTCGATAGCAAAGCGATCGTCAACTGGGATGAGCAGGACATGATCGCGCTGTCCGAGTCGCTCCGCAAGGTGAGCAAGCCCATGATCATCGCCGCAAACAAGGCAGACGTAGCGCCTGCCGCCAATATCGAGAAGCTGAAAAGCCTGGAAAAGCAGGGCTACAAGGTAATCCCGTGCAGCGCCGGCATCGAGCTGGCATTGCGGACGGCGGCCAAGAATAACTATATCGAGTACATGCCCGGAGATAAGGACTTCACGATCAAGGACCCGGCAAAGCTGAGCGCTCCCCAGAAGGCGGCACTGGAGAAGATGCGGGAGTTCATCGTGAAAAATGGCGGCACCGGCATCCAGCAGTGCCTGAACACCGTCGTCTACGAACTGCTGGGCTTTATCACCGTCTACCCTGTCGAGGACGAGACTCACTTCACCAACAAGGACGGCGTGGCCTTCCCGGATGCGTTCCTGATCAAGAAAGGCTCGACCGCGAAAGACCTGGCTTACCGGGTCCACACTCAGATCGGCGACTCGTTCCTGTTCGCGGTCAACGCGAGGACCAAGATGAGGCTGGGAGAAAAGCACGAGCTGGCGGACAACGACATCATCAAGATCGTGTCGACCAGATAA
- a CDS encoding carboxypeptidase-like regulatory domain-containing protein, which yields MNAIPVKAARLVFICAILLLLTGIAAAGSTLPPVPGHMTTLTTDHFYIKYNPEGKVPLTTTLDESLAAYAIVDTFFMGFHNKTTLIVADSYNEFRLITGIGDIPEDTTGLNFNEGSRGTVAIKSPHLVPNYRQVLTYHLARIMERTLMQEYHNPPEWFQDGLAAYVASDITDEQRETAAEKARTGNWMTLAEIEKVYANRTVYNENSPETLAARGQAFLLMEYVGQTYGNRTLVNILTDFGYSGNISQSFKNSTGHTPEKFNEDLRKVMFGPVATPVPTPPVIVKEYISGYVRDGAGNPVAGHEVTITGDKVNTTVTTNESGYYAAEVTFGLLKVNMQVNGYEYNNTVPVNPGENKVYDITINDLDLNEEARSILPALRLPDMPEISVNSTLAGATVGLVNLLALVWIVSVLRRNL from the coding sequence ATGAACGCGATTCCTGTGAAAGCCGCCCGACTGGTATTTATTTGTGCAATATTATTGTTATTGACCGGAATAGCCGCTGCAGGGTCTACTCTGCCCCCGGTGCCCGGACATATGACCACCCTGACTACGGATCATTTTTACATCAAATATAACCCTGAGGGCAAGGTACCGCTGACGACAACCCTGGATGAATCGCTGGCGGCATACGCCATAGTAGACACATTTTTCATGGGATTCCACAACAAGACTACCCTCATAGTGGCGGACAGCTATAACGAATTCCGCCTGATCACTGGCATCGGGGACATCCCCGAAGATACCACAGGCCTGAACTTTAACGAAGGGTCCAGGGGCACCGTGGCAATCAAGTCACCCCACCTGGTCCCTAACTACAGGCAGGTCCTGACATACCACCTGGCGAGGATCATGGAGCGGACGCTCATGCAGGAATACCACAACCCGCCCGAATGGTTCCAGGACGGCCTGGCAGCTTACGTAGCCTCGGACATCACGGACGAACAAAGGGAGACGGCCGCGGAGAAAGCGAGGACCGGAAACTGGATGACCCTGGCGGAAATTGAAAAGGTCTACGCCAACCGGACCGTCTACAACGAAAACTCGCCGGAGACGCTGGCAGCCAGAGGACAGGCTTTTCTGCTGATGGAGTACGTGGGGCAAACATACGGCAACCGCACGCTGGTAAACATTCTCACGGACTTTGGCTATTCCGGTAACATCAGCCAGTCGTTCAAGAACAGCACAGGCCATACGCCTGAAAAGTTCAACGAAGACCTGAGAAAGGTCATGTTCGGCCCGGTGGCTACCCCTGTACCCACCCCGCCGGTCATTGTCAAGGAGTACATTTCGGGCTACGTAAGGGACGGAGCCGGCAATCCGGTAGCAGGGCATGAAGTCACCATCACGGGTGACAAAGTCAACACCACAGTTACCACCAACGAGTCAGGATACTATGCGGCAGAGGTCACTTTCGGCCTCCTGAAAGTCAACATGCAAGTAAACGGTTACGAGTACAACAATACTGTACCAGTAAACCCGGGCGAAAACAAGGTGTACGACATCACGATAAACGACCTGGACCTGAACGAAGAAGCCAGGTCGATACTGCCGGCGCTCAGGCTCCCCGATATGCCCGAGATAAGTGTCAACAGCACACTGGCAGGAGCGACAGTAGGGCTGGTCAACCTCCTTGCCCTTGTATGGATTGTCTCAGTATTGAGGCGCAATCTCTGA
- a CDS encoding carboxypeptidase-like regulatory domain-containing protein has translation MSFPRLILIPTIILLASLLISSIPASAAYPGPNTGLPPMPDGYSPGSVTGKVYKTVTTDAVPFIYVALVNASNTSMIYMTTTSDETGRYRFIGISSTSGSAYRIIAKDPAYTDGQTEPFGIPSGTKVFVDVQILPKENYQPTPDPSQAPGTASGRVTQIGTGAPLYGATVCLVSPTNADIVYETTTTDQNGVFRFTDLTDFETPYQIRVSQDGFKDGYSLIFQVEPGVTTDLSVAMDLKPPEITPFPTRDPTTDGSQTSPTPEPSPGFGVAIAILASAIGVAIAGRKKE, from the coding sequence ATGTCATTTCCCCGGCTGATACTCATACCAACCATTATCTTACTGGCCAGCCTGCTAATCTCTTCGATCCCGGCGTCTGCCGCCTACCCGGGCCCAAACACGGGTCTTCCCCCCATGCCCGACGGATACAGCCCGGGCAGCGTGACCGGCAAGGTGTATAAGACAGTCACAACCGATGCGGTGCCGTTCATCTACGTAGCCCTGGTTAACGCCAGTAATACCAGTATGATTTATATGACAACCACTTCAGATGAAACCGGCCGCTACCGGTTCATCGGCATCAGCTCCACGAGCGGCAGCGCTTACCGGATCATCGCTAAAGATCCTGCTTACACCGATGGCCAGACGGAGCCGTTCGGCATCCCTTCCGGAACCAAGGTCTTCGTCGACGTCCAGATTCTTCCTAAGGAGAACTATCAGCCTACCCCTGACCCATCACAGGCCCCCGGTACGGCCAGCGGCAGGGTAACCCAGATCGGCACAGGCGCTCCGCTGTACGGGGCAACCGTCTGCCTGGTCAGCCCGACGAACGCCGACATCGTGTACGAAACGACCACCACTGATCAGAACGGCGTATTCAGGTTCACAGACCTCACAGACTTCGAGACGCCGTACCAGATCAGGGTATCTCAAGACGGTTTCAAAGACGGATATTCCTTAATCTTCCAGGTCGAGCCAGGAGTCACCACGGACCTGAGCGTAGCCATGGATCTCAAGCCACCGGAAATCACGCCGTTCCCGACCCGTGATCCTACTACAGATGGCTCACAGACAAGCCCTACACCGGAGCCTTCGCCTGGCTTTGGAGTGGCTATAGCTATACTGGCTTCGGCTATCGGAGTAGCGATAGCGGGCAGGAAAAAAGAGTAA
- a CDS encoding TetR/AcrR family transcriptional regulator, with product MSRWAEGQDNYTRGRILDVTERLLYSQAPEGVAMESVARKAGISRAILYQHFSSRETLYAAVAVRIVSSLNKAIENRIFGTRGFRNVRASCLAVELFWQANPEKMAVLQKLRSLQVADPGDKNAQELIRLVRANQMTLAQAVKDGGGEGAFIAGIDPLATGQFFSMALHDARCLPPVHLPVLDRCGMRCEDFVKNCRDPVYRSLLTSPDN from the coding sequence ATGAGCAGATGGGCGGAAGGACAAGACAACTACACGCGTGGCAGGATCCTGGATGTTACTGAACGTCTGCTCTATTCGCAGGCACCGGAGGGCGTTGCCATGGAGAGTGTGGCCAGAAAAGCGGGCATCTCCAGGGCCATCCTGTATCAGCATTTCTCCAGCAGGGAAACGCTGTATGCTGCTGTGGCCGTGAGGATAGTCAGCTCGCTGAACAAGGCTATAGAGAACCGTATTTTCGGCACCCGGGGCTTCAGGAATGTGCGCGCCTCCTGCCTTGCCGTGGAGCTGTTCTGGCAGGCTAATCCTGAAAAAATGGCCGTGCTGCAAAAGCTTCGGTCTCTTCAGGTGGCTGACCCCGGCGACAAAAACGCTCAGGAACTGATCCGGCTCGTCCGGGCAAACCAGATGACGCTGGCTCAGGCAGTAAAAGATGGCGGGGGAGAGGGGGCTTTCATAGCCGGTATCGATCCGCTGGCCACAGGCCAGTTTTTCAGCATGGCCTTACACGATGCCCGGTGCCTGCCACCTGTGCATCTTCCAGTGCTCGACAGGTGCGGTATGCGATGCGAGGATTTCGTGAAAAACTGCAGGGACCCGGTATATCGGTCTCTCTTGACCAGCCCTGACAATTGA